Proteins co-encoded in one Christiangramia fulva genomic window:
- a CDS encoding ATP-dependent 6-phosphofructokinase, giving the protein MDKFAVLTSGGDAPGLNACINAVVHASAFYGHEIMGVESGYEGLVKNHFFPLKLSELGNINALGGTILKTSRSESFQTKEGRKQAFENLRKNEVKKLIILGGDGSLTGAQIFSEEYPEIGIIGIPKTIDNDISGTEFAIGYDTALNTAVRAIDNIRDTATSHNRVFIVEVMGRDAGYIAYGTGLATGAEGILIPETNMDMVYLTGQIQKHIEKKKPLVIVVAEGDESGGAFSVSKKLKEIIPEREIRVSILGYIQRGGAPSAFDRILATKFGVWAVQSLLEGKSNVMVSSISGKIKHTPLSQVQKRKMKISSSALEMLEICTF; this is encoded by the coding sequence ATGGATAAGTTTGCTGTACTCACTTCGGGAGGAGACGCTCCCGGTTTAAACGCCTGTATCAACGCCGTTGTGCATGCTTCCGCCTTCTATGGCCATGAAATAATGGGGGTGGAATCTGGATATGAAGGACTTGTAAAAAATCATTTCTTTCCTTTAAAACTTTCAGAATTGGGAAATATCAATGCGCTTGGAGGTACTATTTTAAAAACTTCCAGGAGTGAATCTTTTCAGACCAAAGAGGGCAGGAAACAGGCTTTCGAAAACCTACGAAAAAATGAAGTAAAAAAATTGATCATTCTCGGCGGAGACGGCTCTCTTACGGGAGCGCAAATTTTTTCAGAAGAATATCCCGAAATAGGCATTATAGGGATCCCCAAAACCATAGATAATGATATCTCGGGCACCGAATTCGCCATAGGCTATGATACTGCTTTAAATACAGCAGTAAGGGCGATCGATAATATTCGCGATACAGCCACTTCTCATAATCGGGTTTTTATCGTTGAAGTGATGGGAAGGGATGCAGGATATATTGCCTATGGCACCGGCCTGGCTACCGGAGCCGAAGGAATTCTGATCCCCGAAACTAATATGGATATGGTCTACCTTACCGGTCAAATTCAAAAACATATAGAAAAGAAGAAACCGCTGGTTATCGTGGTAGCAGAAGGCGATGAGTCTGGGGGCGCATTCTCGGTTAGTAAAAAACTGAAAGAAATAATACCCGAAAGGGAGATTCGGGTATCCATTCTGGGTTATATCCAGAGAGGTGGTGCTCCTTCGGCTTTTGACCGCATCCTGGCCACAAAATTCGGGGTATGGGCAGTTCAAAGCCTGCTCGAGGGCAAAAGCAATGTGATGGTAAGCTCAATAAGTGGTAAAATAAAACATACTCCTTTGTCACAGGTGCAAAAGAGAAAGATGAAGATCAGCAGTAGTGCGCTGGAAATGCTTGAAATTTGTACTTTCTAA
- a CDS encoding arsenate reductase family protein, whose protein sequence is MGEIATSRRLITIYYHPDSIRAKKAIAFARAEGLELQEVNILKTKLTGTQIAEIADRLHLEIKDLINQDHLAYKAIYKPADLSSEDWIKLIQHHPEIMKQPIAISGKRTVLVETPSDIIKI, encoded by the coding sequence ATGGGCGAAATAGCAACCTCCAGACGCCTCATTACCATTTATTACCATCCCGATTCCATCAGGGCGAAAAAAGCCATTGCCTTTGCCAGGGCTGAAGGTCTGGAATTGCAGGAAGTGAATATTTTAAAAACAAAATTAACAGGAACGCAGATAGCCGAAATTGCTGACAGGCTGCACCTGGAAATCAAAGATTTGATCAATCAGGATCACCTGGCTTATAAGGCAATTTATAAGCCTGCTGATTTATCTTCGGAAGACTGGATAAAACTTATTCAGCACCATCCGGAAATCATGAAACAACCAATCGCCATTAGCGGGAAAAGAACGGTTCTTGTAGAAACACCTTCAGATATCATTAAAATTTAA
- a CDS encoding energy transducer TonB, which translates to MVPKKNSRADLSRNSVIYFQIGLIIVLSISYAGLEWNFEHKQNYDLQQVEFTAENSIDVPVTELKQLPPPPPPPPAPEIIEVVQDNLEIKETEIKSTETSQDEKIEVAEVADIRDEEITEEIEDVPFVAIANVPLYPGCENEKDNEAKKKCMSKKIEDFVQREFRTEIGSELGLTGINKIYVVFRINEKGMVSNIQARGPHKALEAEAERVIKLLPPMIPGRQRNHPVGVIYTLPIIFDVKVAI; encoded by the coding sequence ATGGTACCTAAAAAGAATTCCAGGGCAGACCTTTCCCGGAATAGTGTCATCTACTTTCAAATTGGTTTAATAATCGTTCTTTCCATTTCTTATGCAGGATTAGAATGGAATTTTGAACATAAGCAGAATTATGATCTGCAGCAGGTTGAATTTACTGCAGAGAATTCTATTGATGTTCCTGTAACTGAATTGAAACAGTTGCCGCCGCCGCCCCCGCCACCACCCGCACCAGAAATTATTGAAGTGGTGCAGGATAACCTTGAAATTAAGGAAACGGAAATAAAATCTACAGAAACCAGTCAGGACGAGAAAATAGAAGTTGCTGAAGTAGCTGATATTCGGGACGAAGAAATAACTGAAGAAATTGAAGACGTTCCTTTTGTAGCTATCGCTAATGTGCCCTTATACCCTGGATGTGAAAACGAAAAAGACAATGAAGCTAAAAAGAAATGCATGTCAAAAAAAATAGAAGATTTTGTTCAACGGGAGTTCAGAACTGAAATAGGCTCAGAACTCGGGCTTACCGGAATCAACAAGATCTATGTGGTTTTCAGAATAAATGAAAAAGGCATGGTTAGTAATATTCAGGCTCGAGGACCTCATAAAGCCCTGGAAGCCGAAGCCGAAAGGGTTATAAAACTATTGCCCCCAATGATACCCGGAAGACAGCGAAATCACCCTGTGGGTGTGATCTATACGCTACCGATTATTTTTGATGTAAAAGTAGCTATCTAA
- a CDS encoding ammonium transporter encodes MAKKMNFIVLIILVIISLVFSSPYQVNEFHDAIDKGDTAWMIVSSALVLIMTFGLAFFYGGMISRKNIISTMLQSFVALGVISIVWVLVGFSLSFGDSIYGIIGNPFTYFNFRNVSLSPNPQFAATIPFLLFALFQLKFAIITPALITGSFAERIRFRSYILFMVLFSLFIYSPLAHMTWHPDGLFHKWGVLDFAGGTVVHMSAGFAALAGAMYLGKRKNISDDPSNIPFVILGTGLLWFGWFGFNSGSAFGANEDAVIALTNTNLASATSMLTWIFFDRFLNRKMSAMGACIGAVVGLVAITPAAGFVTLGQSIFIGFVAALVSNLVIRFHKKTTIDDTLDVFPSHGVGGIVGMILTGILAKDKGLIYGDPTTFLYHLLALVIVAIFTFFGSLLLYKITDLILPLRVKEGHEELGLDHSQHGERLN; translated from the coding sequence ATGGCCAAAAAGATGAATTTCATCGTATTGATTATCCTGGTGATAATAAGCCTTGTATTTAGTTCTCCTTATCAGGTAAACGAATTTCATGATGCAATTGACAAGGGTGATACGGCCTGGATGATCGTTTCCAGCGCACTTGTTCTTATTATGACCTTTGGGCTGGCGTTCTTTTACGGCGGAATGATAAGTCGGAAGAATATCATTTCCACGATGTTGCAAAGTTTTGTGGCCCTGGGAGTAATAAGTATAGTGTGGGTTTTGGTGGGTTTTAGCCTCTCTTTTGGAGATAGTATTTATGGAATCATCGGCAATCCTTTTACCTATTTTAATTTCCGGAATGTTTCCCTTTCTCCAAATCCGCAATTTGCCGCGACCATTCCATTTTTATTATTTGCCTTATTCCAGTTGAAATTCGCCATAATAACGCCTGCGCTTATAACAGGAAGTTTTGCCGAGAGGATCCGCTTTAGAAGTTATATTCTTTTTATGGTATTATTTTCCCTGTTTATTTATTCGCCTCTTGCCCACATGACCTGGCATCCTGATGGATTATTTCACAAATGGGGCGTGCTCGATTTTGCCGGCGGAACGGTGGTGCATATGTCTGCTGGTTTTGCTGCACTGGCAGGCGCAATGTATCTGGGGAAACGGAAGAATATTTCAGATGATCCATCTAATATTCCTTTTGTGATACTTGGTACCGGGCTCCTTTGGTTCGGCTGGTTCGGATTCAATTCAGGATCTGCTTTTGGTGCCAATGAAGATGCGGTGATCGCTTTGACCAACACAAATCTTGCTTCGGCTACCAGTATGCTAACATGGATTTTCTTTGACCGTTTCTTAAACCGAAAAATGTCGGCTATGGGAGCCTGTATCGGTGCGGTGGTAGGACTTGTTGCTATCACTCCCGCGGCTGGTTTTGTGACCTTGGGACAAAGTATTTTTATTGGTTTTGTAGCGGCACTGGTGAGTAACCTGGTGATAAGATTTCATAAAAAGACCACTATTGACGATACCCTGGATGTTTTTCCCAGCCACGGTGTGGGAGGCATCGTGGGAATGATCCTGACCGGCATACTTGCCAAAGACAAGGGATTGATTTACGGCGATCCCACAACCTTTTTATACCATCTTTTAGCCCTGGTCATTGTCGCTATTTTTACCTTCTTCGGAAGCCTTCTTTTGTATAAGATCACCGATTTGATCCTGCCTCTGCGGGTAAAAGAAGGACATGAAGAATTAGGATTGGACCATTCACAGCATGGAGAAAGGCTGAATTAA
- a CDS encoding aspartate/glutamate racemase family protein, with translation MKTLGLIGGTSWHSSIVYYRLINEMVSEQIGSQANPELILYSINIELMREQNRNKINAKYLEVSLKLQEAGAKAIVICANTPHMTYAYIQPKLDIPVLHIGEAIGREAKKRNLKKLGLLGNKPTITGNFIPDYLKKEFGIETIIPSEENILQSHHFVSKELTQGKFTAEAKNFYIQQINDLRKHGADGVILGCTELPMLLEQEEVEVPLISTTQLHAKLAADFILND, from the coding sequence ATGAAAACTTTAGGGCTAATCGGCGGGACTTCCTGGCACTCCAGCATTGTATATTACAGGCTAATTAATGAAATGGTAAGTGAACAAATTGGTTCACAGGCCAATCCCGAGTTAATTCTTTACAGCATCAATATTGAATTAATGAGAGAGCAGAACAGGAATAAAATCAATGCCAAATACCTTGAAGTCTCTTTAAAACTGCAGGAAGCAGGCGCAAAAGCAATTGTTATTTGCGCTAATACACCTCATATGACCTACGCTTATATTCAGCCAAAATTAGACATTCCTGTCCTACACATTGGAGAAGCCATTGGCAGGGAGGCAAAAAAACGGAATTTGAAGAAATTAGGTCTGCTTGGAAATAAACCTACCATTACCGGCAATTTTATACCAGATTATCTGAAAAAAGAATTTGGAATCGAAACCATTATTCCTTCAGAAGAAAATATTCTCCAATCCCATCATTTTGTATCTAAAGAACTTACCCAGGGAAAATTTACCGCGGAAGCTAAAAATTTCTATATCCAACAGATCAATGATCTCAGGAAGCATGGTGCCGATGGAGTGATACTGGGCTGCACCGAGCTGCCAATGCTGCTCGAACAGGAAGAAGTTGAGGTGCCGCTAATCTCCACAACACAACTTCATGCAAAACTGGCAGCCGATTTCATTTTAAATGATTAG
- a CDS encoding Hsp20/alpha crystallin family protein → MSLVKSNKRRFPWMNGDSKAPWGLEDLFDDDFFKIKRSLPAMNVKEHEDDFEIEFAVPGFSKEDFEVSIEDDLLYVSAEKSQEEIEDEDDFTRKEFSYSNFHRTLQLPKSVDVSKEVKANYKDGVLRLRLLKEKEAIKKSRKQIKVS, encoded by the coding sequence ATGTCATTAGTAAAATCTAACAAGAGAAGATTTCCCTGGATGAATGGCGACAGTAAAGCGCCCTGGGGCCTGGAAGATCTTTTTGATGACGACTTCTTCAAAATTAAAAGAAGTTTGCCAGCAATGAATGTTAAGGAACATGAAGACGATTTTGAAATTGAATTTGCCGTCCCCGGTTTCTCAAAAGAAGATTTCGAGGTGAGCATTGAAGATGATCTTCTCTATGTTTCTGCCGAAAAAAGTCAGGAAGAAATTGAGGATGAAGACGATTTCACCAGAAAAGAATTCAGTTATTCCAATTTCCACCGTACCCTCCAGCTTCCAAAAAGTGTAGATGTATCTAAAGAAGTCAAAGCAAACTACAAAGATGGTGTACTTCGATTAAGACTTCTGAAAGAAAAAGAAGCAATTAAAAAAAGCCGAAAACAGATTAAGGTATCATAA
- a CDS encoding MBL fold metallo-hydrolase yields the protein MNSIVSVIAMKKLNIQFLGAAGTVTGSKFLVETDHLNILIDCGFFQGLKELRLKNWEDLPVNVSKIDYVLLTHGHLDHTGYLPRLISQGFKGVILGNAPTLEIAEIILKDTARIQEEEAEKANKEGFSKHHPALPLYTLKDAEETLTFFRIFQSGEWNELGEKVKFRHRLGGHILGAGFIELEVDGKLLLFSGDLGRQEDLLLNAPEKPEWADFLFLESTYGDRLHPEENVEKILGDNIRDMIYENGIMLIACFAVERLQLISYLLWKMFQKNQIPNVPIYIDSPMGVDVTELFGNFQHFHKVENSEFSAMKNHFELVSSYKRTWEIIDEQRPRIVLAGSGMLSGGRILTYLSKFIDKPNTRLVLTGYQAEGTRGRKIEEGAEEIKIWGKYYEVKAKLVKIESLSAHADQKELLDWSKNIKNIPEKVFLVHGEKNAATTLKSRLEVENNWKVRIPELYEKINLFP from the coding sequence GTGAATTCAATAGTATCTGTAATAGCCATGAAAAAGCTTAATATTCAATTTTTGGGCGCGGCGGGCACCGTCACCGGGTCTAAATTTCTTGTAGAAACCGATCATTTAAACATCCTTATCGACTGCGGATTTTTCCAGGGGCTCAAAGAGCTGCGCTTAAAAAACTGGGAAGATCTCCCAGTAAATGTTTCCAAAATTGATTATGTACTTCTTACCCATGGACATCTGGATCATACCGGCTATCTTCCCAGGTTGATATCCCAGGGATTTAAAGGGGTGATCCTGGGGAATGCCCCTACTTTGGAAATAGCTGAGATCATTCTAAAAGATACAGCGCGCATCCAGGAAGAAGAAGCCGAAAAAGCCAATAAAGAAGGTTTTTCCAAACATCATCCCGCGCTTCCGCTTTATACTTTGAAAGATGCAGAGGAGACCCTAACTTTCTTCCGAATTTTTCAAAGCGGGGAATGGAACGAACTCGGCGAAAAGGTAAAATTCAGGCATCGTTTAGGAGGTCATATTTTAGGGGCCGGTTTTATTGAACTGGAGGTGGACGGAAAACTGCTCCTGTTCTCGGGAGACCTGGGACGACAAGAAGACCTGCTTTTAAATGCCCCGGAAAAACCAGAATGGGCAGACTTTCTATTTCTTGAAAGCACCTATGGGGACAGGCTTCATCCTGAAGAAAATGTAGAAAAAATACTTGGTGACAATATACGGGATATGATCTATGAAAATGGCATCATGCTCATTGCCTGTTTTGCCGTGGAGCGGCTCCAGTTAATAAGCTATTTGCTGTGGAAGATGTTTCAAAAAAATCAAATTCCAAATGTCCCGATATATATTGACAGTCCCATGGGCGTGGATGTTACCGAGCTATTCGGCAATTTTCAGCATTTTCATAAAGTGGAAAACTCCGAATTTTCTGCAATGAAAAATCATTTCGAACTGGTAAGTTCTTACAAGCGTACCTGGGAGATCATAGATGAACAAAGACCCAGAATAGTGCTCGCCGGCAGCGGAATGCTTAGCGGTGGCAGAATTTTAACCTACCTCTCCAAATTTATAGATAAACCCAACACCAGGCTGGTTTTAACGGGCTATCAGGCAGAAGGAACACGTGGTCGAAAAATCGAAGAGGGGGCTGAAGAAATCAAGATCTGGGGAAAATATTATGAGGTGAAAGCAAAACTGGTAAAAATTGAAAGTCTCTCAGCGCATGCCGATCAAAAAGAGTTACTGGATTGGAGTAAAAACATTAAAAATATACCGGAGAAAGTGTTTTTAGTGCATGGCGAAAAAAATGCAGCAACTACTTTAAAATCCAGGCTGGAAGTTGAAAATAATTGGAAAGTGAGGATTCCGGAGCTTTACGAAAAAATTAATCTTTTCCCATAA
- a CDS encoding ATP cone domain-containing protein, protein MNRSREVIKSSGEKAIFSPAKLKRSLLKSGADEKTAGRVLREISDELYPGISTKEIYNRAFSMLKKCGDSYASRYSLKKAIYELGPTGFPFEKFIGEIMKREGFEVKIDQLLEGNCVTHEVDVVAFKAGKRYLAECKFHSEEGKNCDVKVPLYIYSRFQDIHAAGKKNGKAEGQGWVVTNTRFTEDALQYGRCMGLYLLSWNYPEKMSLKKRIDDLKLYPVTISTLLSLEEKQFMLERGIVLASQLLKNEYLLEHLGISEKRKRRILSEFNSICNSHEKA, encoded by the coding sequence ATGAACAGGAGTCGGGAAGTCATAAAATCTTCAGGAGAAAAAGCAATTTTTTCACCTGCAAAACTTAAAAGATCCCTTCTGAAAAGCGGGGCCGATGAAAAAACGGCAGGAAGGGTTCTCAGGGAAATATCTGATGAACTCTATCCCGGAATTTCTACCAAAGAAATTTACAACCGCGCATTTTCAATGCTGAAAAAATGCGGGGATTCCTACGCTTCCAGGTACAGTCTCAAAAAAGCCATTTATGAATTAGGCCCTACAGGATTTCCTTTTGAAAAGTTCATTGGGGAAATAATGAAAAGAGAAGGTTTCGAGGTGAAAATAGACCAACTGCTTGAAGGTAATTGCGTCACTCACGAGGTTGATGTAGTGGCTTTTAAAGCTGGAAAAAGGTATTTGGCAGAATGCAAATTCCACAGTGAGGAAGGCAAAAACTGCGATGTGAAGGTCCCTCTGTACATTTATTCCCGGTTTCAGGATATACACGCTGCCGGGAAAAAGAATGGAAAAGCCGAAGGTCAGGGATGGGTTGTCACCAATACCAGGTTTACTGAAGATGCCCTTCAATATGGACGCTGCATGGGATTATACCTTTTAAGCTGGAATTATCCGGAAAAAATGAGCCTTAAAAAGCGCATAGATGACCTGAAGCTTTATCCTGTGACCATTTCAACACTACTTTCTTTGGAAGAAAAGCAGTTTATGCTGGAAAGGGGAATCGTATTGGCGAGTCAGTTGTTAAAAAACGAATATTTACTTGAACATCTGGGAATTTCGGAAAAAAGGAAAAGAAGGATCCTCAGTGAATTCAATAGTATCTGTAATAGCCATGAAAAAGCTTAA
- a CDS encoding c-type cytochrome, with protein MKKIIFVFIFSVAGIVSCKNSEKKQTSVDEMDKAMAEEKSAAPRDNAAQEEGKAIFTQYCVTCHQANGSGVPNLNPPLKQTEYVLGEKDRLIGILLNGSSEGLEIKGKTYSNNMPSFDYLSDQQIADVLTYVRSNFGNDASAVSAAEVKTARKKNKN; from the coding sequence ATGAAAAAAATCATTTTTGTTTTTATTTTTTCAGTAGCCGGGATCGTGTCTTGCAAAAATTCAGAAAAAAAGCAGACTTCTGTTGATGAAATGGATAAGGCCATGGCAGAAGAAAAATCGGCTGCTCCCCGTGATAATGCCGCGCAGGAAGAAGGAAAAGCGATTTTTACCCAATATTGCGTAACCTGTCACCAGGCGAATGGCAGCGGTGTTCCAAATTTGAATCCGCCGCTAAAACAAACCGAATATGTTTTGGGTGAAAAGGACCGGCTGATTGGAATTCTTCTGAACGGATCTTCAGAAGGTCTTGAAATAAAAGGAAAAACCTATTCCAATAATATGCCTTCTTTTGATTATCTAAGTGACCAGCAAATTGCCGATGTTCTTACCTATGTTCGAAGCAATTTTGGAAATGATGCTTCGGCGGTGAGCGCGGCAGAGGTGAAAACCGCAAGGAAAAAAAATAAAAATTAG
- a CDS encoding PQQ-dependent sugar dehydrogenase, with translation MIFFQTKNFTNAVLSAVLLVIFTACNNNPKEQAKAENTGNDSPVAVKNETDLKLPEGFGATVFADDLGQARHLAVNSNGDVFVKLADADDGGIVILTDKDKDGKSDSKETFGDYGGTGIAIKNNKLYATSNSAIFRYDLNESGLPVNREKPDTVVYGLIDRRQHNSKSITLDESGHIYVNIGAYSNACQVKDRTKGSPGRRPCPILDSAGGIWRFEADKLKQTYDGNSRYATGLRNVVGLDWNSKANQLFVMQHGRDQLHGLFPDLYTEEESAVLPAETMYAIDEGDNAGWPYIYYDQQKNKKLVNPEYGGDGIKEGSDEYIDPVMAFPGHLAPDGLLFYTGDMFPERYKNGAFIAFHGSWNRAPQPQEGYYVVFVPFENGKPSGDWEIFADGFAGTEKIESPGDAKHRPVGLAQGPDGALYVSDDASGTVFRITH, from the coding sequence ATGATTTTCTTTCAAACCAAAAATTTTACAAATGCTGTTCTTTCAGCAGTTTTGCTGGTCATATTTACTGCCTGCAATAATAATCCAAAAGAACAGGCAAAAGCAGAGAATACGGGAAATGACTCCCCCGTTGCTGTAAAGAATGAAACCGACCTCAAGTTACCTGAAGGTTTTGGAGCAACCGTTTTTGCCGATGATCTTGGCCAGGCCAGGCACCTGGCGGTAAATTCGAATGGAGATGTTTTTGTAAAACTCGCAGATGCCGATGACGGCGGGATAGTGATCCTTACCGATAAGGACAAAGATGGAAAATCAGATTCAAAAGAAACTTTCGGAGATTACGGAGGTACGGGAATAGCAATTAAAAATAACAAACTTTATGCTACCTCTAATTCTGCAATTTTCAGATATGACCTGAATGAAAGCGGTCTTCCTGTAAACAGGGAAAAACCTGATACCGTGGTTTATGGCCTAATTGATCGCAGACAACACAATTCCAAGTCGATCACACTGGACGAAAGTGGCCATATTTATGTGAATATTGGCGCGTATTCCAATGCCTGCCAGGTGAAGGACAGAACGAAAGGTTCTCCCGGAAGACGCCCCTGCCCTATTCTTGATTCCGCCGGTGGAATTTGGAGATTTGAAGCAGATAAGCTTAAGCAAACCTATGACGGGAATTCCAGGTATGCCACCGGACTTCGAAACGTGGTAGGCCTTGACTGGAATTCAAAAGCCAACCAGTTATTCGTAATGCAGCATGGTCGCGATCAGTTGCACGGATTATTTCCTGATCTATACACCGAAGAAGAATCAGCTGTACTTCCGGCCGAAACCATGTATGCCATAGATGAAGGTGATAACGCCGGCTGGCCTTATATTTATTATGATCAGCAAAAAAATAAAAAGCTTGTAAATCCCGAATATGGCGGTGATGGAATAAAAGAAGGCAGTGACGAATATATAGATCCGGTAATGGCCTTTCCCGGACATCTTGCTCCCGACGGATTGCTGTTCTATACCGGCGATATGTTCCCGGAACGTTACAAAAACGGAGCCTTTATCGCGTTTCATGGTTCATGGAATCGTGCACCCCAACCTCAGGAAGGATATTACGTGGTATTTGTTCCTTTCGAGAATGGTAAACCTTCAGGCGACTGGGAAATCTTTGCAGACGGATTTGCCGGAACCGAAAAGATAGAATCTCCAGGCGATGCCAAACACCGTCCGGTAGGCCTTGCACAGGGACCCGATGGAGCTTTATATGTTTCAGATGACGCCAGTGGAACTGTTTTCAGGATCACTCATTAA
- a CDS encoding glycoside hydrolase family 2 protein, producing the protein MYNYFTRISLFYILFLLTANVFSQKNLIINTENREHISLNGQWHYLIDPYENGFYDYRWQERNENDPEAYWNKPVITDPSQRREHQYKNAPTLKVPGDWNSQDSIFTYYEGTVWYQRNFDLPEISEDKHYYLYFGAVNYEAHVYLNGKKLGSHKGGFTPFDFEIPKEILKKNDNFLVVKVDNKRHPEEIPTVNTDWWNYGGITRDVKLLVLPENFISQYSLQLDKDQDILKAISSKKFTVNGYLKLNNSAAGEVSLEIPELNFRKKLHPEADSVHFSFQLKNLKLWSPENPKLYKVKLKLDDSVLEDKIGFRKIETSGDDILLNGKKIFLRGISIHEEIPQESRRANSKADAEQLFGWAQQLNANMVRLAHYPHNEYMTRTADSLGMLVWSEIPVYWTIDFKNEEVLKKAKKQLKEMIIRDRNKASVIIWSVGNETPVSPSRTAFMKELIETGKEMDGSRLMAAALEVNYNEGVNYIDDPLGKYTDIIAVNEYLGWYGGLPDAAQSAKWKTAYDKPLFFSETGAGAKAGFHADKRTRWSEEYQQWYFEETIDMMKRMPDNYTGMSPWILADFRSPRRNHPVYQEGWNRKGLISNEGEKKLAFYILQEYYKEMEEKYDK; encoded by the coding sequence ATGTATAATTATTTCACAAGAATATCCCTTTTTTATATCCTTTTCCTACTTACAGCCAATGTTTTTTCTCAAAAAAACCTGATTATCAATACCGAAAATCGGGAACATATTTCCCTGAATGGCCAATGGCACTATCTTATTGATCCTTATGAAAATGGCTTTTATGATTACCGTTGGCAGGAAAGAAATGAAAATGATCCAGAAGCTTACTGGAATAAACCTGTAATAACCGATCCTTCTCAAAGGCGGGAACATCAGTATAAAAATGCGCCTACCTTAAAAGTTCCCGGTGATTGGAATTCCCAGGACTCTATTTTCACCTATTACGAAGGGACGGTTTGGTATCAGAGAAATTTTGACCTTCCAGAGATTTCCGAAGACAAACATTATTATCTCTATTTCGGAGCCGTAAATTATGAAGCTCACGTCTATCTTAACGGAAAAAAATTAGGCTCCCATAAAGGTGGATTCACTCCTTTTGATTTTGAAATTCCCAAAGAAATTTTGAAAAAAAACGACAACTTCCTGGTTGTCAAGGTTGATAATAAAAGGCATCCGGAGGAGATCCCTACTGTGAATACCGACTGGTGGAATTACGGCGGAATAACCCGTGATGTGAAATTACTGGTCCTGCCTGAAAATTTCATCAGCCAGTATTCCCTCCAACTTGATAAAGATCAGGATATACTGAAAGCTATCTCTTCGAAAAAATTTACCGTTAACGGATATCTGAAGCTCAATAATTCAGCAGCTGGCGAAGTTAGCCTTGAAATCCCGGAGCTGAATTTCAGGAAAAAGTTACATCCAGAAGCTGATAGTGTTCATTTCTCATTTCAGCTGAAAAATCTTAAGCTCTGGTCTCCGGAAAACCCTAAACTCTATAAGGTAAAATTGAAGCTCGACGACTCTGTTCTTGAGGATAAAATAGGTTTCCGAAAAATTGAAACTTCAGGAGACGATATTTTGCTAAACGGAAAAAAGATCTTTTTGCGTGGAATAAGTATTCACGAGGAAATTCCACAGGAATCCAGGAGAGCTAACAGCAAAGCAGATGCTGAACAACTTTTTGGATGGGCTCAGCAACTTAACGCCAACATGGTAAGACTGGCGCATTATCCGCACAACGAGTACATGACGCGTACAGCCGATTCCCTTGGAATGCTGGTATGGTCTGAGATTCCCGTTTACTGGACAATAGATTTCAAAAATGAAGAGGTTCTGAAAAAAGCTAAAAAACAGCTAAAAGAAATGATCATAAGGGACCGCAACAAAGCATCTGTGATCATATGGTCAGTGGGAAATGAAACCCCTGTAAGCCCTTCGAGAACTGCATTTATGAAAGAATTGATAGAAACAGGAAAAGAAATGGATGGCAGCCGATTAATGGCCGCGGCTTTAGAAGTAAATTACAATGAAGGCGTGAATTATATTGATGATCCGCTTGGAAAATATACCGATATCATTGCGGTTAATGAATATCTTGGCTGGTATGGTGGCCTACCCGACGCGGCGCAATCGGCGAAATGGAAAACGGCCTATGACAAACCCCTGTTCTTTAGTGAAACCGGTGCAGGCGCCAAAGCAGGATTTCACGCCGACAAACGAACGCGATGGAGTGAGGAATATCAGCAGTGGTATTTTGAAGAAACCATTGATATGATGAAACGTATGCCCGATAATTATACGGGAATGTCTCCATGGATCCTTGCCGATTTCAGATCACCCCGAAGAAATCATCCGGTCTATCAGGAAGGCTGGAACCGCAAAGGTTTGATAAGTAATGAGGGAGAAAAAAAGCTGGCTTTCTATATTCTGCAGGAGTATTATAAAGAAATGGAAGAAAAATATGATAAATAA